GCAGCCGTTTGTTCTTTATCCGTGGAACCGGCTGCCAGGGCTGTGTGCCACAGCCCTGCCGCCATTAACAACAATAATATCCGCTTCATGATAGTTATTTGAGATCAGGTACTGCGCATACGTCCATATCTCCATAGTCCAGGTTCTCACCAGCCATACCCCAGATAAAGGTATAATTGCTGGTACCTGCACCGGAGTGTATCGACCAGGGGGGGGAAATCACTGCCTGCTCGTTCTGCATCCAGATATGCCTTGTTTCCTGCGGTTGCCCCCAGAAGTGACATACAGACTGCCCCTGTGGCACCTCAAAATAAAAATACACTTCCATACGCCTGTCATGTGTGTGAGCAGGCATGGTATTCCATACGCTGCCTGGTTTCAGCTCGGTCATCCCCATCTGCAGCTGGCACGTAGGTAACACAGTACTGACAAGCAGTTTATTGATGGTACGGTGATTGGATGTTTCCATTGCCCCTAATGTCACGACTTCCGCGTCTTTACGGGTAACGTGGCGGGTAGGATATTCATGATGTGCAGGCGTAGAGTTCAGATAGAACTTCGCAGGTGCAGCACTGTCTTTACTGCCGAAGGAGAGGTCTTTCTTTCCTTTACCTACATACAGGGCTTCCTTGAAGCCTATTTCATATGTTTCTCCATCTACAGTAACCACACCGGCACCACCTACGTTGATGATGCCCAGCTCCCTTCTTTCCAGGAAAAAAGCGGCTTTGAACTGATCGGGAGGGGTCAGCTGTAATGCTTTGCTAACCGGGTAGATACCACCGGTCACGAAGCGGTCATAGTGACTGTATACCAGTTTAATTTCATCCTGTACGAACAGCTGTTCTATCAAAAGCGCCTTTCTGGTCTGGGCTGTATTCCAGCTCAGTACTTCCGCCGGGCTGGAGGCATACCTCGTTTCTGCAGTCATATTACGACATATTAGGTTTGGAAATGATAATAAATTATGGGGATGCTGTATCAGTGCATCTTTTTCATAACCTGCATGAAAGATAGCGCATAATGCCGAAAAATGCAAACGTTTGCATAAAATACCGGCAAACCCGGAACTGCTAAACTTATGGTGCTAAAATATTTTAGCTGACACTGATACGATCCTGACTGTTTCAAAGGCAAAAAGTTATCATAGATTAATATTTTAGTATTAACAGCGGGTAAGGTTATTTCATACTTTAGCTTATTATGAACACTTTTCTACAAATACATCCTGACGACAATGTACTGGTTGCTCTGCAAGACCTCCCACAGGGCACCGAGGTTGGGTTTAATGGTTCCACAATTACTTTACTCAAAGACGTTCCCGCTAAGCATAAATTCATGATCACCGATGTACAAAGCGGCGATCCTATTACTATGTACGGTGTACTGGTTGGTAAAGCTAATACGCCTATTCACCAGGGTGAGATCATTACCACCACCAATATTGTCCATGACGCTAACGCTTTTCACGAGAAAGAAGGCAATATCGAATGGCAAAAACCTGATGTCAGCAAATGGAAAGACCGCACCTTTATGGGCTATCCGCGTAAGGATGGGCAGGTAGGTACCCGCAACTACTGGCTGGTAATACCAATGGTCTTCTGTGAAAACCGCAATGTCAGCGTCATTAAAACTGCTTTTGAAAAAGGCCTCGGCTTTGCTCCTACTGAAGTATACAATGAGCAGGTGCAGGATCTGGTTTCCCTCTACAAGAGTGGGAACCTCAATGCCATCAAGACTTACAAAGCAACAGCTGTCACTGACAAGACCACACGTAACACTGTATTCCCTAACATTGACGGTGTTAAGTTCCTGATGCACGAAGGCGGTTGCGGCGGTACACGCCAGGACTCAGATGCGCTCTGTGCCCTGCTGGCCGGCTACATCCACCATCCGAACGTAGCAGGCGCTACTGTGTTAAGTCTGGGTTGCCAGCACGCACAGGTATCCATCCTGAAAGATGCACTGCATAAACTGAATCCAAACTTTGACAAGCCTGTCCTGGTATTTGAACAGCAGAAAAGTTCTTCTGAATTCGATATGCTGTCTGATGCTATCAGGGACACCTTCCTGGCACTGATCGAAGCCGATAAGGAACCTCGTCAGCCAAGCCCGCTGAACAAGCTGGTCATTGGCCTGGAGTGCGGTGGTTCCGACGGATTCTCTGGTATCTCTGCTAATCCGGCTGTCGGTCATACTTCTGACCTGCTGGTAGCAATGGGTGGTACCTCTATCCTCTCTGAGTTCCCTGAGCTGTGTGGTGTTGAACAGGAACTGATCAACCGTTGTATAGAAAAAGATACAGCTGATAAATTCATCCGCATCATGCGGGCATATGAAAGCCAGGCAGAATCTGTAGGGTCCGGCTTCTATATGAATCCTTCCCCGGGCAATATCAAAGACGGTCTGATCACTGATGCGATCAAGTCCGCCGGTGCTGCCAAAAAGGGTGGTATCTCTCCTGTAGTGGATGTACTCGACTATACTGAATATGTGACGAAACCAGGTCTGAACCTCCTTTGTACGCCCGGTAACGATGTAGAATCCACTTCTGCAGAAGTTGGTTCCGGTGCGAACATTGTATTGTTCACGACAGGTCTGGGTACACCTACCGGTAACCCGATCGCGCCTGTTGTAAAACTGGCTACCAATACCAAACTGGCTACACGCATGCCCGACATCATAGATATCAACACAGGTACTATTATCAGTGGTGAAAAAACGATTGAAGAAATGGGTGAAGACATCCTTGAGTATCTTATTAAGGCTGCCAGCGGAGAGATAAAAACCAAAGCGGAACAACTGAACCAGGATGACTTTATTCCATGGAAACGTGGCGTTAGTCTTTAAGCTATCATAGTCTTTATATACAGCAAAGGGTCCGCCATTGGTGGACCCTTTGCTGTATATCATTTAGATATCCACCTGTTCCATTTTCGGTGCAAACAGATGCATGATTCCCCACGCCAGCAAGTACATCGACCCACTTATCAAAAACAGGATATTGTATCCTGTACCAATGTCACCCTGTTCTTTATAATAGTCCAGCAGAAAGCCTGCAAATATCGGGAACAGACTTCCTCCTATAGAACCAGCCATCCCGCCGATACCTACTACAGAGCTAACCGCATATTTCGGGAACATATCTGAAGCGGTGGTGAATATATTAGCGGACCATGCCTGGTGTGCCGCAGCAGCTAAGCTGATCAGTCCTACCACTACCCATATGTTATTCGTGCTTTTAGCAAACATGATAGGCACGACACAGATTGCGAAAAGCAACATAGATGTCTTACGCGCCCTGAACACCGGCCATCCTTTTTTAATCAGCCACGAAGACAGGTAACCGCCACCAATACTACCAACAGTAGTAGCGGTGTAGATCACGAATAACTGCAGATTGGGCTTCTTAAAGTCAAGATTGAAGGTAGTCGCAAAGTACGATGGCAACCAGAACAGGAAGAACCACCAGATTGGGTCTGTGAGCATTTTACCGAACACAAATGCCCATGTCTGTCTGACACCCAATAATTTACCCCAGCTGACACGTTTCTTTTCCGGAGGAGTATTAGCAGCTGCCACAGCCGCGGCAGTAACTGGTTTTACACCATCCGGCAACTCACCCGCATACGCTGCAGGCTTTTCCTCATCACTGTGGATATAGTCATATTCCGCCTGTGTCAGTTTTTTATGACGGGCAGGAATTTCATAGATAAAGATCCAGAATACCAGCCACACAAAACCGATCAAACCAGTCCATATAAACGCATGTTGCCAGC
The DNA window shown above is from Chitinophaga agri and carries:
- a CDS encoding UxaA family hydrolase, producing the protein MNTFLQIHPDDNVLVALQDLPQGTEVGFNGSTITLLKDVPAKHKFMITDVQSGDPITMYGVLVGKANTPIHQGEIITTTNIVHDANAFHEKEGNIEWQKPDVSKWKDRTFMGYPRKDGQVGTRNYWLVIPMVFCENRNVSVIKTAFEKGLGFAPTEVYNEQVQDLVSLYKSGNLNAIKTYKATAVTDKTTRNTVFPNIDGVKFLMHEGGCGGTRQDSDALCALLAGYIHHPNVAGATVLSLGCQHAQVSILKDALHKLNPNFDKPVLVFEQQKSSSEFDMLSDAIRDTFLALIEADKEPRQPSPLNKLVIGLECGGSDGFSGISANPAVGHTSDLLVAMGGTSILSEFPELCGVEQELINRCIEKDTADKFIRIMRAYESQAESVGSGFYMNPSPGNIKDGLITDAIKSAGAAKKGGISPVVDVLDYTEYVTKPGLNLLCTPGNDVESTSAEVGSGANIVLFTTGLGTPTGNPIAPVVKLATNTKLATRMPDIIDINTGTIISGEKTIEEMGEDILEYLIKAASGEIKTKAEQLNQDDFIPWKRGVSL
- a CDS encoding MFS transporter → MDSTTIGKYRWRICALLFFATTINYIDRQVIGLLKPILSDEFEWSEKDFGGMMSAFAAAYAIGLLLFGRLVDRIGTKMGYILSIVVWSFAAMAHALAKSTMGFGFARVALGLGESGNFPVAIKSVAEWFPKKERALATGIFNSGANIGAVIAPIVVPWLAGTYGWQHAFIWTGLIGFVWLVFWIFIYEIPARHKKLTQAEYDYIHSDEEKPAAYAGELPDGVKPVTAAAVAAANTPPEKKRVSWGKLLGVRQTWAFVFGKMLTDPIWWFFLFWLPSYFATTFNLDFKKPNLQLFVIYTATTVGSIGGGYLSSWLIKKGWPVFRARKTSMLLFAICVVPIMFAKSTNNIWVVVGLISLAAAAHQAWSANIFTTASDMFPKYAVSSVVGIGGMAGSIGGSLFPIFAGFLLDYYKEQGDIGTGYNILFLISGSMYLLAWGIMHLFAPKMEQVDI
- the kduI gene encoding 5-dehydro-4-deoxy-D-glucuronate isomerase; protein product: MTAETRYASSPAEVLSWNTAQTRKALLIEQLFVQDEIKLVYSHYDRFVTGGIYPVSKALQLTPPDQFKAAFFLERRELGIINVGGAGVVTVDGETYEIGFKEALYVGKGKKDLSFGSKDSAAPAKFYLNSTPAHHEYPTRHVTRKDAEVVTLGAMETSNHRTINKLLVSTVLPTCQLQMGMTELKPGSVWNTMPAHTHDRRMEVYFYFEVPQGQSVCHFWGQPQETRHIWMQNEQAVISPPWSIHSGAGTSNYTFIWGMAGENLDYGDMDVCAVPDLK